A region of Neovison vison isolate M4711 chromosome 7, ASM_NN_V1, whole genome shotgun sequence DNA encodes the following proteins:
- the LOC122914197 gene encoding olfactory receptor 51I2-like — translation MGLFNVTHPASFLLTGIPGLESAHSWLAGPLCVMYAVALGANALILQAVRVEPSLHEPMYYFLSMLSFSDVAMSMATLPTVLRTFCLNARNIAFDACLIQMFLIHSFSMMESGILLAMSFDRFVAICDPLHYATVLTNEVIAGIGVAVTARSFITLFPLPFLFMRLPICRSNVLSHSYCLHPDMIKLACADITINSIYGLFVLVSTFGMDMLFIFLSYVLILHSVMAIASRKERLKALNTCVSHILAVLAFYVPMIGVSVVHRFGKHAPRFVHVLMSNVYLFVPPVLNPLIYSAKTKEICRAIIRLFRPIKM, via the coding sequence CCTCTGCGTGATGTATGCCGTGGCCCTCGGAGCCAACGCTCTGATCCTACAGGCCGTGCGAGTGGAGCCCAGCCTCCACGAGCCCATGTACTACTTCCTGTCCATGCTGTCCTTCAGTGACGTGGCCATGTCCATGGCCACATTGCCCACGGTGCTCAGAACCTTCTGCCTCAATGCCCGCAATATTGCTTTTGATGCCTGCCTCATCCAGATGtttctcattcattccttctccATGATGGAGTCAGGAATTCTGCTGGCCATGAGCTTTGACCGCTTTGTGGCCATCTGTGATCCCTTACACTATGCCACTGTGCTCACCAATGAAGTTATTGCTGGAATAGGTGTAGCTGTGACGGCTCGGAGTTTCATCaccctctttccccttcccttcctcttcatgAGGCTGCCTATCTGCAGATCCAATGTTCTTTCCCATTCCTATTGCCTGCATCCAGACATGATCAAGCTGGCCTGTGCTGATATCACTATCAATAGCATCTATGGCCTCTTTGTTCTTGTATCCACCTTCGGCATGGACatgttatttatctttctctcataTGTGCTCATTCTGCATTCAGTCATGGCCATCGCTTCCCGCAAGGAACGCCTGAAAGCTCTCAACACTTGTGTTTCACATATCTTGGCTGTGCTTGCATTTTATGTGCCGATGATTGGGGTCTCAGTAGTGCACCGCTTTGGGAAGCATGCCCCACGCTTCGTACATGTCCTCATGTCCAATGTGTACCTCTTTGTCCCTCCTGTGCTCAACCCTCTCATTTATAGCGCCAAGACAAAGGAGATCTGCCGAGCCATTATCCGCTTGTTTCGCCCCATCAAAATGTGA